One Leclercia pneumoniae genomic region harbors:
- the pxpA gene encoding 5-oxoprolinase subunit PxpA, which produces MNVIDLNADLGEGCGSDAALLQLVSSANIACGFHAGDAETMLTCVREALKNGVAIGAHPSFPDRENFGRTAMTLPPETVYAQVLYQIGALAGMVRAEGGQLRHVKPHGMLYNQAAKEPMLADAIARAVHAADPALILVGLAGSELIRAGERYGLVTREEVFADRGYQADGSLVPRGQPGALVVDEQQSLAQTLEMVQHGRVKSITGEWATVKAQSVCIHGDGEHALEFARRLRSEFAAQQIKISA; this is translated from the coding sequence ATGAACGTGATTGATTTAAATGCCGATTTAGGCGAGGGGTGCGGCAGCGATGCCGCCCTGCTGCAGCTCGTTTCGTCCGCCAATATCGCCTGCGGTTTTCACGCCGGGGATGCCGAAACCATGCTCACCTGCGTGCGTGAAGCGCTGAAAAATGGCGTAGCCATCGGGGCGCATCCCAGCTTCCCGGATCGGGAAAATTTTGGCCGCACGGCAATGACCCTGCCGCCGGAGACCGTCTACGCCCAGGTGTTGTATCAGATTGGTGCCCTGGCGGGGATGGTACGCGCAGAAGGGGGGCAGCTACGCCACGTCAAACCCCACGGTATGCTCTATAACCAGGCGGCCAAAGAGCCGATGCTGGCTGACGCTATCGCCCGTGCGGTGCACGCCGCCGATCCCGCGCTGATCCTTGTCGGTCTGGCCGGGAGCGAGCTGATCCGTGCCGGGGAGCGTTACGGCCTGGTGACGCGGGAAGAGGTCTTTGCCGACAGGGGATATCAGGCGGACGGTAGCCTGGTGCCGCGAGGTCAGCCAGGCGCACTGGTCGTCGACGAGCAGCAGTCGCTGGCGCAGACCCTGGAGATGGTGCAACACGGTCGGGTGAAAAGTATTACCGGCGAGTGGGCGACGGTGAAGGCGCAAAGCGTGTGCATTCACGGTGACGGTGAACATGCCCTGGAATTTGCCCGACGCCTGCGCAGTGAATTTGCCGCACAACAGATAAAAATTAGCGCGTAG
- the gltA gene encoding citrate synthase has protein sequence MADTKAKLTLGGDNAIELDVLKGTLGPDVIDIRTLGSKGVFTFDPGFTSTASCESKITFIDGDEGILLHRGFPIDQLATDSNYLEVCYILLNGEKPTQAQYDEFKTTVTRHTMIHEQITRLFHAFRRDSHPMAVMCGITGALAAFYHDSLDVNNPRHRDIAAFRLLSKMPTMAAMCYKYSIGQPFVYPRNDLSYAGNFLRMMFSTPCEEYEVNPVLERAMDRILILHADHEQNASTSTVRTAGSSGANPFACIAAGIASLWGPAHGGANEAALKMLEEISSVEHIPEFVRRAKDKNDSFRLMGFGHRVYKNYDPRATVMRETCHEVLKELGTKDDLLEVAMELEHIALNDPYFIEKKLYPNVDFYSGIILKAMGIPSSMFTVIFAMARTVGWIAHWNEMHSEGMKIARPRQLYTGYEQRDFKSDITEQ, from the coding sequence ATGGCTGATACAAAGGCAAAGCTCACCCTGGGTGGTGATAATGCTATTGAACTGGATGTGCTAAAAGGCACACTCGGTCCGGATGTTATTGATATCCGTACGCTGGGTTCTAAAGGGGTATTCACCTTTGACCCTGGATTCACCTCTACCGCATCTTGCGAATCCAAAATCACCTTTATCGACGGTGATGAAGGTATCCTGTTACACCGCGGTTTCCCCATCGATCAGTTAGCTACCGACTCCAATTATCTGGAAGTGTGCTACATCCTGCTGAACGGCGAAAAACCGACGCAGGCGCAATACGATGAATTCAAAACCACCGTAACCCGTCATACCATGATCCATGAGCAGATTACCCGTCTGTTCCATGCGTTCCGTCGTGACTCTCACCCAATGGCGGTGATGTGCGGGATTACCGGTGCGCTGGCAGCGTTCTACCACGACTCACTGGACGTGAATAACCCACGTCACCGTGATATCGCGGCATTCCGTCTGCTATCCAAAATGCCAACCATGGCCGCGATGTGCTACAAGTACTCCATCGGTCAGCCGTTCGTTTATCCGCGTAACGACCTCTCCTACGCGGGTAACTTCCTGCGCATGATGTTCTCCACGCCGTGTGAAGAGTACGAAGTGAACCCGGTCCTGGAACGCGCCATGGATCGTATTCTGATCCTGCACGCTGACCACGAGCAGAACGCATCGACCTCTACCGTACGTACCGCGGGCTCTTCGGGCGCAAACCCGTTCGCCTGTATCGCTGCGGGCATCGCTTCCCTGTGGGGACCGGCGCACGGCGGCGCGAACGAAGCGGCGCTCAAAATGCTGGAAGAGATCAGCTCTGTTGAACACATTCCGGAATTCGTACGCCGTGCGAAGGATAAGAATGACTCCTTCCGCCTGATGGGCTTCGGTCACCGTGTTTACAAAAACTATGACCCGCGCGCCACCGTAATGCGTGAAACCTGCCACGAAGTGCTGAAAGAGCTGGGTACCAAAGATGACCTGCTGGAAGTGGCGATGGAGTTGGAACACATCGCGCTGAACGACCCGTACTTCATCGAGAAGAAACTCTACCCGAACGTCGACTTCTACTCCGGCATCATCCTGAAAGCGATGGGTATTCCGTCTTCCATGTTCACCGTGATCTTCGCCATGGCACGTACCGTGGGCTGGATTGCACACTGGAACGAAATGCACAGCGAAGGCATGAAAATCGCCCGTCCTCGTCAGCTGTATACCGGCTACGAGCAGCGTGATTTTAAATCTGACATCACTGAGCAGTAA
- the sdhD gene encoding succinate dehydrogenase membrane anchor subunit: MVSNASALGRNGVHDFILVRATAIVLTLYIIYLIGFFATSGDLTWEIWSGFFGSAFTKVFTLLALFSILIHAWIGMWQVLTDYVKPLAIRLPLQLAIVVALVVYVIYGFVVVWGV, from the coding sequence ATGGTAAGCAACGCCTCCGCATTAGGACGCAACGGCGTACATGATTTCATTCTGGTTCGCGCTACCGCCATCGTCCTCACCCTCTACATCATCTATCTGATCGGTTTCTTCGCCACCAGCGGCGACCTGACGTGGGAAATCTGGAGCGGATTCTTCGGCTCGGCTTTCACCAAAGTCTTCACCCTGCTGGCCCTGTTCTCCATTCTGATCCACGCCTGGATTGGTATGTGGCAGGTACTGACCGATTACGTTAAACCTCTGGCAATTCGTCTGCCGCTGCAGCTGGCTATCGTTGTGGCGTTAGTGGTTTACGTTATTTATGGATTCGTTGTGGTGTGGGGTGTGTGA
- a CDS encoding DUF979 domain-containing protein — translation MNFQQSYLYWLAGLVLIIVALMSFRDKANPRRITTGLFWGIYGLMFLLGDWTYQLVGDKRTVHIAVGAAVVALALIAGFGGVRLGSYHQRKPEEREASAKRLGNRLFYPALAIPVVTVVGVLMFNHIPGLQEALFGPGNHSTLVTLFSMTVGSLIGLGMAVKMTHEKVHQPIQEARRLLDSIGWAFILPQILATLGLLFTAAGVGEGISWLTQTYLAVDSRFIAVAVYAIGMALLTMVMGNAFAAFPIVTAGIGIPILVLQHGGNPAVMAAIGMFSGYCGTLMTPMAANFNIVPAALLELPDKNAVIKAQVPTGVLLLIANVFLLYFLMFL, via the coding sequence ATGAATTTCCAGCAAAGCTATCTTTACTGGCTTGCCGGCCTGGTGCTGATTATCGTCGCCTTGATGTCATTTCGCGATAAAGCCAACCCACGCCGTATCACTACCGGGCTGTTCTGGGGCATCTATGGCCTGATGTTCCTGCTCGGTGACTGGACCTATCAGCTGGTGGGCGACAAACGCACGGTGCACATTGCCGTGGGGGCAGCGGTGGTGGCGCTGGCGCTGATTGCCGGCTTCGGGGGCGTGCGTCTGGGAAGCTATCATCAGCGTAAACCGGAAGAGCGTGAAGCCAGCGCCAAACGACTCGGCAACCGGCTCTTCTATCCGGCACTGGCGATCCCGGTGGTGACGGTGGTAGGCGTGCTGATGTTTAACCATATTCCGGGCCTTCAGGAAGCGCTGTTCGGGCCTGGCAACCACTCCACGCTGGTGACGCTCTTCTCGATGACCGTCGGTTCGCTGATTGGCCTGGGCATGGCGGTTAAAATGACCCATGAGAAGGTGCATCAGCCGATTCAGGAGGCGCGCCGTCTGCTGGACTCCATCGGCTGGGCCTTTATTCTGCCGCAAATCCTCGCCACGCTGGGGCTGTTGTTCACCGCGGCGGGCGTCGGGGAGGGGATCTCCTGGCTCACCCAGACCTATCTGGCTGTCGATAGCCGCTTTATCGCCGTGGCGGTCTACGCCATTGGGATGGCGCTGCTGACCATGGTCATGGGCAACGCCTTTGCCGCCTTCCCGATCGTGACGGCAGGGATTGGTATTCCGATCCTGGTACTGCAGCACGGCGGTAACCCGGCGGTGATGGCGGCGATCGGGATGTTCTCTGGCTACTGCGGCACTCTGATGACGCCGATGGCGGCAAACTTCAATATCGTGCCGGCGGCGCTGCTGGAGTTGCCAGATAAAAATGCGGTGATTAAGGCGCAGGTGCCGACAGGCGTGCTGCTGTTGATTGCCAACGTTTTCTTACTCTACTTCCTGATGTTCTTGTAA
- the sdhC gene encoding succinate dehydrogenase cytochrome b556 subunit, translating into MWALFMIRNVKKQRPVNLDLKTIRFPVTAIASILHRVSGVITFVAVGILLWLLGTSLSSPEGFLQASAIMGSFFVKFIMWGILTALAYHVVGGVRHMLMDFGYLEETFEAGKRTANISFVITVVLSLLAGVLVW; encoded by the coding sequence ATGTGGGCGTTATTCATGATAAGAAATGTGAAAAAACAAAGACCTGTCAATCTGGATCTTAAAACGATCCGATTCCCCGTAACGGCAATAGCGTCCATTCTCCACCGTGTATCCGGTGTGATTACGTTTGTGGCGGTAGGCATTCTGCTGTGGTTGCTGGGTACCAGCCTCTCTTCCCCGGAAGGATTCCTCCAGGCGTCTGCCATCATGGGCAGCTTCTTCGTGAAATTTATCATGTGGGGCATTCTCACCGCACTGGCGTATCACGTTGTCGGTGGTGTTCGCCATATGCTGATGGATTTCGGCTATCTGGAAGAGACCTTCGAAGCGGGTAAACGTACTGCCAATATTTCATTTGTGATTACTGTCGTGCTTTCACTTCTTGCAGGAGTTCTCGTATGGTAA
- the pxpC gene encoding 5-oxoprolinase subunit PxpC: protein MLKVIRAGLYTSVQDGGRIGLRQSGISYCGALDKPALQIANLLVGNAPDAAALEITLGQCCFEFEQDGWFALTGAGCDAKLDDAAVWTGWRLPVKAGQRLTLKRPVHGMRSYLAIAGGIDVPQVMDSYSTDLKIGMGGFEGRLLKDGDCLPICPGGHPFMEAQGVKQLLWNNRVRALPGPEYHEFDQASQDALWRLPWQLSPQSNRMGYRLQGQKLQRTTDREMVSHGLLPGVIQVPHNGQPIILMNDAQTTGGYPRIACIIEADMYHLAQIPLGQPIHFVPCTLEEALEARRVQKQYLEQLAWRLHERD, encoded by the coding sequence ATGTTAAAGGTTATTCGTGCCGGGCTATACACCTCCGTGCAGGATGGCGGGCGGATTGGCTTACGCCAGTCGGGCATTAGTTATTGTGGCGCGCTGGACAAACCGGCATTGCAGATTGCCAACCTGCTGGTGGGCAACGCACCCGACGCCGCCGCGCTGGAGATCACGCTCGGCCAGTGCTGTTTTGAATTTGAACAGGACGGCTGGTTTGCCCTGACGGGGGCAGGCTGTGATGCGAAGCTCGACGACGCGGCGGTCTGGACGGGATGGCGTCTGCCGGTGAAAGCCGGGCAGCGGTTGACCCTGAAGCGCCCTGTACACGGTATGCGCAGCTATCTGGCCATTGCCGGGGGCATCGACGTGCCGCAGGTGATGGACTCCTACAGTACCGATCTCAAAATTGGTATGGGCGGTTTTGAAGGCCGGCTGCTAAAAGATGGCGATTGCCTGCCCATTTGCCCGGGCGGCCACCCATTTATGGAGGCGCAGGGGGTAAAACAACTGCTCTGGAATAACCGTGTGCGCGCGTTGCCTGGCCCGGAATATCATGAATTCGATCAGGCCTCGCAGGATGCGCTCTGGCGCTTGCCCTGGCAGCTCAGTCCGCAAAGTAACCGTATGGGCTACCGCCTGCAGGGGCAGAAACTGCAGCGCACCACCGACCGTGAAATGGTGTCGCATGGCCTGCTGCCGGGGGTGATCCAGGTGCCGCATAACGGTCAGCCGATCATACTGATGAACGATGCCCAGACCACCGGCGGTTATCCACGCATCGCCTGCATTATTGAAGCGGATATGTATCATCTGGCGCAGATCCCGCTGGGACAACCGATTCACTTTGTGCCCTGCACCCTGGAAGAGGCGCTGGAAGCGCGACGTGTACAGAAGCAGTATCTCGAACAGCTGGCATGGAGGTTACATGAACGTGATTGA
- the pcp gene encoding pyroglutamyl-peptidase I produces MQTVLVTGFEPFGGETVNPSWEVVKQLEGMTIEHCRVVTRQLPCVFGESLAVLNAAIDELQPSVILAIGQAGGRVDITVERVAINVDDARIPDNKGQQPVDVAIVPDGPAAWFSSLPIKAMVAALREAGVPASVSQTAGTFVCNHVMYGLLNTIAKRPGVKGGFIHIPYLPEQAAAHIGAPSMAAHTVQRGLEVAIAVAIRQQVDSKITGGATH; encoded by the coding sequence ATGCAAACCGTATTAGTGACCGGTTTCGAACCCTTTGGCGGCGAGACCGTAAATCCTTCCTGGGAAGTGGTAAAACAGCTTGAAGGGATGACCATTGAGCACTGTCGCGTGGTGACGCGGCAGTTGCCGTGCGTGTTTGGCGAGTCGCTGGCGGTGCTGAATGCGGCCATTGATGAACTGCAACCGTCGGTGATCCTGGCGATAGGGCAGGCGGGCGGCCGCGTGGACATTACCGTAGAACGGGTGGCGATCAATGTCGATGACGCGCGCATTCCGGATAATAAAGGTCAGCAGCCCGTTGACGTGGCGATTGTGCCAGACGGCCCGGCGGCATGGTTTAGTTCTCTGCCAATCAAAGCGATGGTGGCTGCCTTGCGTGAGGCAGGCGTTCCTGCTTCGGTTTCCCAGACGGCAGGCACTTTCGTCTGTAATCATGTGATGTATGGCCTGCTGAATACTATCGCTAAGCGGCCAGGCGTGAAGGGCGGGTTTATCCACATCCCTTATCTGCCGGAACAGGCCGCCGCCCATATAGGGGCTCCGAGCATGGCGGCACACACGGTACAGCGAGGCCTTGAGGTTGCCATTGCGGTGGCTATTCGCCAGCAGGTTGACAGTAAAATTACCGGCGGTGCGACACATTAA
- a CDS encoding DUF969 domain-containing protein: MAETLNLWPLIGIAVIVVGFLLRFNPVLVVIVAGIVTGLAAQMPIATILEKLGEGFLNTRNLPYILLIPLAVIGLLERHGLKERAQAWIAKIRSATSGRLLIVYLFVREASAAMGLTSLGGHPQMVRPLLAPMAEGAAEQKYGELPGAVRYRLRAMSAATDNVGLFFGEDIFVAFGAIIFMHNFMLESGGIQTEPLHIALWGIPTAICAFVIHATRLWRLDKHLERELAKTLRTPGGAE, translated from the coding sequence ATGGCAGAGACGCTAAACCTCTGGCCACTCATCGGTATCGCGGTGATTGTGGTCGGATTTCTTTTACGCTTTAACCCGGTGCTGGTGGTCATTGTCGCCGGGATCGTGACGGGGCTGGCGGCGCAGATGCCGATTGCAACCATCCTCGAAAAATTGGGCGAAGGGTTTCTCAATACCCGAAACCTGCCTTATATCCTGCTGATCCCGCTGGCGGTGATCGGCCTGCTTGAGCGTCACGGGCTGAAAGAGCGCGCCCAGGCGTGGATCGCGAAGATCCGCAGCGCCACCTCGGGCCGCCTGCTGATCGTCTACCTCTTTGTGCGCGAAGCCTCTGCCGCGATGGGATTGACCAGCCTTGGCGGTCATCCACAAATGGTGCGACCGCTGCTGGCGCCGATGGCGGAAGGGGCGGCTGAGCAGAAGTACGGCGAGCTGCCGGGTGCCGTGCGTTATCGTCTGCGCGCCATGTCGGCCGCGACTGACAACGTCGGGCTGTTCTTCGGAGAAGACATTTTTGTCGCCTTCGGGGCCATCATCTTTATGCACAACTTTATGCTGGAGTCCGGAGGGATTCAGACCGAGCCGCTGCACATTGCCTTGTGGGGGATCCCGACCGCGATCTGCGCCTTTGTGATCCATGCTACCCGTCTGTGGCGCCTGGATAAACACCTTGAGCGCGAGCTGGCGAAAACCCTCCGCACGCCGGGAGGTGCCGAATGA